In Silurus meridionalis isolate SWU-2019-XX chromosome 29, ASM1480568v1, whole genome shotgun sequence, one DNA window encodes the following:
- the necab1 gene encoding N-terminal EF-hand calcium-binding protein 1, with product MDCSEELQSLSDETGTPVELKKGMSIFLDILRRADKNDDGKLSFEEFKAYFSDGVLSGDELKELFHKIDTHNTDNVDTEELCEYFSQHLGEYENVLGALEDLNVSILKAMDKTKKDYQEATHLEQFVTRFLLKETTSQLQSLQSSLECAMETTAEQTRQERQDIWQAPVKPDVLSIQWSGRRSNRRLQRNNSLSPNNPLLSLVNSGVYEEDGQWMTQINRLQKLIDRLEKKELRLEPVEEEVSEGSTKSHILIVQRQLSVMGDELEEFRLALRQYVDCSSVQTGSLHVAVQRIANESRFILYEFWEHTILWKNHLQTNYSKTFQRANVDFLETPEITTTMLVPASWWVLNNN from the exons ATGGATTGTTCCGAAGAGCTGCAGTCACTTTCGGATGAAACTGGCACTCCGGTGGAGTTGAAGAAGGGAATGTCAATCTTTTTAGAC ATCCTGAGAAGAGCAGATAAAAATG ATGACGGGAAGCTGTCTTTTGAAGAGTTTAAGGCTTATTTCTCAGACGGAGTTCTGTCAGGAGATGAACTAAAGGAGCTTTTCCACAAGATTGATACGCATAATACAGa caatgtGGACACAGAAGAACTATGCG AATACTTCTCTCAGCATCTTGGAGAATATGAAAATGTCCTGGGCGCTTTAGAAGACCTGAACGTCTCTATATTGAAGGCTATGGACAAAACCAAAAAA GATTACCAAGAGGCCacacatctggagcagtttgtGACTCGGTTTTTGCTGAAGGAGACAACCAGCCAGCTACAGTCTCTTCAGAGCTCGCTGGAGTGTGCCATGGAGACCACAGCTGAGCAGACACGCCAGGAAAGACAAGATATCTG GCAGGCCCCCGTGAAGCCTGATGTGCTGTCGATTCAATGGTCAGGAAGGCGATCCAATCGAAGACTCCAACGGAATAACAGCTTGTCTCCAAACAACCCACTTCTTAGCCTCGTCAATTCAG GTGTGTATGAGGAGGACGGGCAGTGGATGACCCAGATAAACAGACTGCAGAAGCTGATTGATCGCCTCGAGAAGAAG gaGCTGCGTCTGGAACCCGTAGAAGAGGAGGTCTCCGAAGGCTCCACCAAATCG CACATCCTGATAGTGCAGAGGCAGCTGTCCGTGATGGGGGATGAGCTGGAGGAGTTCCGCTTGGCTCTGCGGCAGTACGTCGACTGTTCCAGCGTCCAGACAGGCAGCCTCCA CGTTGCGGTTCAGCGGATCGCTAATGAGTCTCGCTTCATACTATATGAGTTCTGGGAGCACACCATTTTGTGGAAGAA TCATTTGCAGACAAACTACAGCAAAACCTTTCAGAGGGCGAACGTGGATTTCTTGGAAACGCCAGAGATCACGACAACCATGCTGGTACCAG ctTCGTGGTGGGTCCTGAACAACAACTAG